Proteins encoded by one window of Streptomyces sp. NBC_01571:
- a CDS encoding Asp23/Gls24 family envelope stress response protein — MTDTTARPSSGQDGPTEPATMLKGPTGAGTSPETRGKTTIADGVVAKIAGTAAREVPGIHNLGAGMTRAIGAVRERVPGGGTGGVSRGVKVEVGERQAALDIDVVVEYGFAIVDVAAEVRVNVISAVERMTGLEVVEVNLVVDDVNLPDDDDEEPAEGRVQ; from the coding sequence CCCGACTGAACCCGCGACCATGCTGAAGGGGCCGACCGGTGCCGGCACCTCTCCCGAGACGCGGGGCAAGACCACCATCGCCGACGGCGTCGTAGCCAAGATCGCGGGGACGGCCGCACGCGAGGTCCCCGGTATCCACAACCTCGGCGCGGGCATGACCCGTGCCATCGGAGCCGTTCGGGAGCGCGTCCCGGGTGGTGGGACCGGCGGCGTCAGCCGCGGTGTGAAGGTCGAGGTGGGCGAACGCCAGGCCGCTCTGGACATCGACGTCGTCGTCGAGTACGGCTTCGCCATCGTCGATGTGGCGGCCGAGGTGCGCGTCAACGTCATCTCCGCCGTGGAACGCATGACGGGGCTCGAGGTCGTCGAGGTCAACCTCGTCGTCGACGACGTGAACCTGCCCGACGATGACGACGAGGAGCCGGCAGAGGGCCGCGTCCAATGA